The Nicotiana tomentosiformis chromosome 2, ASM39032v3, whole genome shotgun sequence genome includes the window TATGTATCATAAATATGTATAATACCATATTATAGCAATAGTGCATATAATAAATCATACAATATGTGGTTATATGGTATATCATGCGCCAAAGTTTAATTAATtgatatattataaaataaaatattaaaaatggtaaaattttATCAAGATGGTACAACTTAACTTTCAAAAGTAATTATGGTATTCGTTAAAAAAATCTTTCCAGTCAGTTATGTGAATTTTCCTCacaattatttttattaaaatactttGAAAACGAGTTATATAGTTATCAAATAACTTGTATGGTCTTATTTTTATTTATCACATTATCCAATGCATATTATTCTAACATGGTTAGTATGTTGTTGAATAAGTTTGTCATATTTTTAATATTACAGTCCACTACATTCCTTTCAATATAATATTGATATATATTTTTCTTACtcttgaaatatatatatttttatagttCACAATTCTCCAATTGTCTATATTTACCAATACTAAGTGATATTTTTGAGTATTGTTCAattacttgatattattttttaaatttcaatgTATAGACTTCTCTCACTTTATCTCTATCCTCGTATTTTAAAAATGTTTTCTAATTTGATAGAGTATTATTTTTAGTGGCTTTCCTATTTTTTCTTGTTCTTCCATAAATTTGTTGTTGGAGTAAGACAAATGTTCTGAGTTCAAATCTCTCTGTCACTATTTAGTATTTACCAAAACGAATTTACACGCGTTTAGCACATCAAACAATCAGGGCTCAGGACGCACGTGAGAGGGTGTCTTTTTCAATACTTATTCGaggaagattttaaaaaaaaaaaacaattaacGGAGGAAAAGACAGAATTTGGAAAAGAATTAGTCTAAAACTGGAAATTCAAAAGACTGAGGCATATCGACAAGTTGTGTTTCTGCCAAGGAGTCGTATCTAAATTAGTAGCTTGTTTTCAAGTTTCAAACAAGAAGCTTTTGACTTCATACTTTCTTCTTTGAGCCTTAATTAGATATCACCTTAAATTTTAACTAATTAAACACCACAAATGATCTGTAATTTGATAAGTATAGTTAATTCCATGCATATGCACTTAACTATATATGGAATATTTACTCTCTCTAAGGTGaagagaaggaggaggagaaagtggaggaagagaaaaagaagaaaaaaggcaAGTTGTTCTATTTATGAACTATCAGAAAACGTTATTCTTCAATTTATAGTATATCTGATGTAGGAAACATAACCTAATTAATATTCCCTCCTTTCTTTTATACCCTTGTTACTCCTCGTCCCATGCATTTTTACTTTCTTCAGATCCAACAAATAATTCATATATAGCATATATATATGCTTAATGATTATTATAACAATGGCCAGACATTCTTCAAAAACTAGCACAAAGTCTCAAAAGAAGTAGATGGGCAATCAACTAACTTAGAAAAGATTGTAGCTAAACACTTTCAAACAgtatagaaataattaaattagacactcaacaaaacaaaaacaaaaaaagagaaaTTATTCCTACTTGGACGGTCTTTACAAGTGTAGATCTAAACTCACATGATCTTGAACTCCTTCCTTCAGTTCATACCCAAATCGGCTTAGAGAAATCGAGCTGCTATTGGTCTTCAAATTTCCATTAACATACATTGGCAATGGATCTATCATCTTGTAACGGTCACGAGCATAATTAGAAAGAGGAGAAGAATGACTTCTCCAAAAGACCAAGGGACTAATTCCATTTATAGTACGAGTTTGAGAATAATGGCTACCATTATAAACATGACGACTACTTCCATAAAAGCTATGAAAATAATTGCCATGAACGTTTCCACTAAGTTGAGCTCTTTTGGCATTTTGACGTTCTCTTTTATGTGCATTTTGATGACCTCCTAATGCTTGTGAAGTTGGGAAattcctacaacaatagttacatACAAATTTTCGGTTGTCGGAGACATTGACACTACTGTCTTTTGATTCTTGATCATGACTATGATTATTGGTATCGACAGATTTAGATTCCTCACGACCACCTAATTCTTTCCCAAAAAGCCTAATGGCTGCAGCCTTTTCTTTTGTTGGTGCTGGCCTAATAAAGGGCAGTTGGGAGAAAGATTCCACGTTCATGAAATCGAGAGTTTCTATATCTCTCCTATCCATGAATTTTTGTGAGGTTTTCTGAAGAATGAAATGATGAAGAGATAAAGGGAGCTAGATAGGGGTTTGGAACAAAAGTGAGAAGAAGAGATTTATGGAGAAAGCAGAAGCAAACGAGTATGTTGATGTTTGTCTATTCTCCCTTTGTTCTAATTTATATGATTCGGTTTGATTCGACAAAgagttcaaaaagaaaaaaaattattttgaaacttgtaattttaaatataattaagtTATAGATTTTTTGAAATTTATAGTCTTAAACATATTATAATATTGGACAGTTATAGAAAATAAGAAGgtcaaattaaataattttttaatgtAAAAAGTTATTACTCCATTTTTATGAACAAACTAATAAGAAAACATGGTAGTTTTAGGAGGGGTGGGGATATATAGAGAGCATAGTGGGATTAATGAAGGAAGTGGTCATATCCAAAGGGTATTTGGAGCTATTTTTTCAATACATTAATTTGTATCTTCATGGAACCTGACAATGCCACACAAAAGCAATATTGATTTATGTACGTACTTTACTTATAAACTCCCTAATTTATATAACAAAATTTTTATTATAAGGGCAAAACCTTGTAATATCACGGTTCAAAGTCTTAGTATTGCTTAAGATTATGAGCTATATTTTCGGCTAGTGTGGCAGTTATAAATTAAGCACAATAACAAGCTAAGATTTGAGAGTTTAAGTTTTGTAAAATGACAGTAAATATTGACCTATTactgttgaaattgtcaaaagtcccacatcggtggatgacaattttgaatgagaatttcaccctataaaaggaggcctaatgtttaggattgaagtacacctctcatttgctttttttatcttcttaaggcatttgtatcttctctctttagtattatttcacttgtaattttggagtggaataaaatattgattgtgtccgaggaagtaggcaaaattggccgaacctcgtaaattctggtgttcttttattattgtcttattgtcttgtttattatttagtggttgtcataatttttggtatagtagttgtgactcattcacactatatacatttggcttccgcaacaatgggtatcagagccaaggtactgcct containing:
- the LOC104098906 gene encoding zinc finger protein 8-like, which gives rise to MDRRDIETLDFMNVESFSQLPFIRPAPTKEKAAAIRLFGKELGGREESKSVDTNNHSHDQESKDSSVNVSDNRKFVCNYCCRNFPTSQALGGHQNAHKRERQNAKRAQLSGNVHGNYFHSFYGSSRHVYNGSHYSQTRTINGISPLVFWRSHSSPLSNYARDRYKMIDPLPMYVNGNLKTNSSSISLSRFGYELKEGVQDHVSLDLHL